One Streptomyces dangxiongensis genomic window, GGTTGTCCGTCGCACCACCAGAAGGGGTGAACGGTCGTGACTTTCGCGTGCGGATCGCGTTACGTCGCGCTAAGGAAGCGGGCGGTGATCACCGAGCGGTCGCCCGATGATCCGGAACCCGGCCGCCCCGCATCCCGCATCCCGCCGAGCGCGTCGGCGCTACGCAGCCGCCGGTTCGCACCGGGCCGCGCGGCGCCGGGCCGCCAGTTCGGGGTCGAGCACGGGTACGGCGGCCAGGAGCTGCCTGGTGTACGGGTCGCGCGGGGTGTCGTACACCTCGTCGGCGGGCCCGTACTCGACGAGCCGGCCGCGTCGCATCACCGCGACCCGGTCGCTGACCTGGCGGACCACGGCGAGGTCGTGCGCGATGAAGACCAGGGCGAGGCCCAGTTCCCGCTGGAGTTCGCCCAGGAGGGCGACCACCTGGGCCTGCGTGGTGACGTCCAGCGCGGAGACCGGCTCGTCGCAGACGATGACGCGCGGCTCGGCGGCGAGCGCCCGGGCGATGCCGATGCGCTGGCGCTGTCCGCCGCTGAACTCGTGCGGGTAGCGGTCGTAATGCGCCCCTTCGAGCCCCACGCGCTCCAGCAGTTCCGTCACGCGCCCCCGGATGCGGGCCTCGTCCCCGCCCCACGCCCGGCCCCGCTCGCGCGAGAGTCCCCCCGTCCCGCGCGCGCGGAGCGGATCGGCGATGGACTCGCCCACGCTGCGGCGGGGGTTGAGGGAGGAGACGGGGTCCTGGAAGACCATCTGGACGGACGGGTTCACGCCGGTGTGCGGGCGACCTTCGTAGCGGATCGCGCCGGCCGTCGGCTCCAGCAGCCCGACGAGCATGCGGCCGAGCGTGGTCTTGCCGCTGCCGCTCTCCCCGACGACGCCGAGGGTCTCCCCGCGACGCACCGTCAGCGAGACGTCGTCGACGGCCGCGACCGCGTTCCTGCCGCGCCCGAACTCGCGGCGCACGCCGGTGGCCTCCAGCACGACCTCGTCGGTGGCCGGGGAGCCGGTCCGGCGGGCGTCCACGCGCGGGACGGCGTCGAGGAGTGCGCGGGTGTACGCCTCGGCGGGCGCCGCGAGGACCGCGCCGACCGGTCCGTGCTCGACGGCCCTGCCGTGCCGCATGACGAGGACGTCGTCCACGCTTTCGGCGGCGACGCCGACGTCGTGGGTGACGAGCAGCAGGCCCATGCCGGTCTCCTCGCGCAGCGTGTGCAGCAGGTCGAGGATCTGGGCCTGGACGGTGACGTCGAGCGCGGTGGTCGGCTCGTCGGCGATGAGCAGGCTCGGTTCGCAGGCGAGGGCCATGGCGATGAGGGCGCGCTGGCGCATGCCTCCGCTGAACTCGTGCGGGCGGGACCGCGACCGGCGTGCCGCGTCCGCGATGCCCACCCGGTCCAGTACCTCGACGGCACGCGCCCGTGCGGCTCGGCGCGGCACGCGCGCGTGGACGCGGTACACCTCGGCGATCTGGTCGCCGACGGCGTAGTACGGGTCGAGCGAGGACAGCGGGTCCTGGAAGACCATGGCGGCCTTGGCGCCGCGCAGCCGCCGCAGCTCCTCGTCGGAAGTGGCCTGTACGTCGGTGCCGGCCACCCGGACGGAACCGCCGACGCGGGCCCCGGTGCCCCGGTGCAGGCCCAGCAGGGCGCCGGCGACCGTGGACTTGCCGGAGCCGGACTCGCCGACGAGGGCCAGGGCGGCGCCCTCGGCCAGGCTGAAGGAGAGCCCGTCGACGGCTCGCAGGGAGCCGAAGTCCACGGTCAGGTCCCTGACGTCCACCAGGCTCATGCGAGCACCACCCGTCGGTCGGCCACCGCGTACAGCACGTCCGCGACGGCATTGGCGAGGATCACGAAGAAGCCGGTGACCAGCACCATGCCGACGACCACCGGCAGGTCGACGACCTTCACCGCGTGCACCAGCTCCTGGCCGATGCCCGGCAGACCGAAGAGCGTCTCGGTGAGGACGGCGCCGCCGACGGCGGAGCCGAAGGTGACCGCGTTGAGCGCGATGACGGATGCCGTCGCCCCGCGCAGGGCGTGCCGGGCGATGACCGCGCGCTCGCTGACGCCGTAGGCGCGGAACGTGCGGATGTGGTCCTCGGCCAGCGTCTCCAGCATCGACGCCCGGGTCAGCCGGGCGAAGTTGGCCGCCTCGACGAGGGCGAGGGAGAACCAGGGCAGCAGCAGGTTCCAGGCCCACTGCTCGGGGTCGTCGGTGAAGTGCACGTACTGCGGGAAGGGCAGCAGTTGCAGCTCGCCGCAGACGACGATCATCAGGACGAGGCCGATGACGAAGACGGGGGTGGCCGTGCCCGCCAGGGTGAGCGCGGTCAGGACGCGCTCGGAGAGCCGGCCGCGCCGCCAGGCGGACAGCACGCCGGTGCCGATGCCGAGGAACAGCCAGATCACCATCGCGCCGGACACGAGCGAGAGGCTCACGGGCAGCTTGGTCAGGATGATGTCGGTGACCTGCTGGTCGGTCTGGTACGACTGGCCCAGGCAGGGTGCCGGGCAGTGCTCCACGGAGGTGCCCGTCGAGAAGTCCTGGCCCGCGAGGAGTCCTTGCAGGAAGTGCCAGTAGCGCACGTACAGCGGGTCGTCGAGGTGGAGTTGCTCGGCGACCTGGTGGACCTGGGCCGGGGAGCAGCGCGGGCCGCAGGTGATCTGGGCGACGTTGCCGGGGGTGACGTAGAAGACGACGTAGATGATCACCGAAAGTACGAACAGGGTGACCAGTGCGCCGACGGCCCGGCGCAGGACGAAGCCGGCGAAGCCGTTCACGCGCGCTCCTCCTCCTTCGGTGCGGGAGCCGGTACGGCGTCCGGAGCGGGGCCCGGTGCGGCCGTCTCCGCGCGGGCCTCCCGCTTGCGGCCGGTGCCGACGCGCAGGCGTGAGGCCGCGCGCGGGTCGAGGGCCACGCGGACGCCGTCGCCGAGGACGGTCATCGCGAACACGGTGACGAACAGGGCGAGGGCCGGCAGCAGCAGGTACTGGGGGGCCGCCTGGTACCAGACGTCGGCGGAGGTGAGCATCTGCCCCCAGGACGGCGTGGGCGGCTTCACGCCGACGCCGAGGAAGGACAGGGCCGCCTCGGCGCTGATGTTCTGCGGGATCAGCAGCGCGGCGTACGTGATGACCGGTGCGGCCAGGCCCGGGAGCAGCTCGCGTACGGCGGTGCGCCCGATGCTCCAGCCGCTGAGCCGGGACGCGGCGACGTAGTCGAGGTTCTTCAGGGTGAGCGTCTGCGCGCGCACCATCTTGGCCGTGGTGCTCCAGCCGGAGACCAGGGCGATGATCACGGCGACGAGGACGGGCCGCGGGAAACCGCTGGGCACGATGGCCAGCAGCGCGAGCGCCATGACCATCAGCGGAAGTGAGACGAAGATGTCGGTGACGCGGCTCAGGACCGCGTCGACCCAGCGGTTGCCGAGCCCGGATGCCACGCCCACGGCGACCCCGAGGGCCACCTGCACCACCGTGGCGCCCAGCGACACGCCGAGCGACACCCGCGCCCCGTACACGAGCCGGGCGAACATGTCGCGTCCGGTCTGCGGTTCGACGCCCAGCCAGTGGTCGGCGCCGACGCCGCCGAAGGAGCCGATGGGCACGCCTCCGCGTGCGGAGTCGATCAGCGAGGGGTGGTAGGTGGTGGGGTCCTGGCCCTCCAGGGCGGTGAGCAGGGGCGCGGCGAGCGCCACCAGGACGAGCAGCGCGACGACGGCCGCGGCGACCAGGGCGGCGCGCTGCGCCCGCAGCCGCCGCCAGAACTGATGTGCCCCCGGGGCCGCCGGGACGGAGGTGTCCGTCCCGGCGGCCCCGACGGCGGCAAGTGCCTCGCTCACGGTGCTACTTCACCGCGACCTGGGAGATGTCCAGGACGCCGGTCCAGTCGCTGATGACGATGTTCTTGACGTCCGAGCCGTACAGACGCTTGTAGACCGGGTGGAACAGCGGCACGACGAGGGCCTTCTCGCCGATCTTCTTGTCGAGGGCGCCCCACCGCTGGGCGGCGGCGGCGAGGTCGGTCAGCTTGTTGATCCGGTCGATCTCGTCATTGACCGACTTGTCGTCGAGCAGGCCCGTGTTGAAGTTCGCGCCGTCCTTGACGATCTGCCGGCCGTCGAAGATCGGGGCGAGGAAGGGGCCGCCGGAGGGCCAGTCGGCACCCCAGTGGGCGAGGAAGAAGCCGGGCTCGGCCCGCACGCTGTGGATCTTGTCCCGGTAGTCGTTGTCCTCCAGGCCCTGCAACCTGACCGTGATGCCGGCCTTCTTGAGCGCGTCCTGGAGGGCGGTGGCGATCTCCGGGCTGGTCTCGAAGTCCTTGTCGTTGGAGTGGGTCAGCGTGACGGTGAGCCCGTTCTTGTGACCCGCCTGCGCGAGCAGTTCCCTGGCCTTGGCCGGGTTGCCGGTCTCACCGGCCGGGAACGGGTCGTACGGCGTGTAGCCGAAGGACTTCTGGTTCGGCAGGAAGGTGGTGGCGGGCTCGGCGAGGGCGCTGCCGCCGGCCGCGTTGACCACCGACGACCGGTCGATGGCGTACGAGATCGCCTGGCGCACCTTGGGGTCGTCGAACGGCTTGACCTTCGGGTTGAACGCGATGTAGTCGGTGTAGCCGAAGTGGCCGGTGCCCACGCGCGCGGCCAGCTTCTTGTCACCGGTCACCTTGGCGAGTTCGGCCGGGCCGAGGTTGGTGTCGGTGGTGACTGCGGTGGAGTCCGCTCCCTGGGACGCGGACAGCCGCTGGTTGATCACCGAGGAGTCGAGTCCGGAGCGGACGTCGATCCTGTCCGGGTAGGCCTTGCGCTCGGGGTCCGTCGCCGCCGACCAGTTCGTGTTGCGCTGCAGGACGAGGTGCTCGCCGTCGTTCTCGTTGCGGACCACCTTGTAGGGGCCGGAGGAGACGGGGTGCGCCTCATACTTGGTGCCCGTGTCCTTGCCCTTGGGCACCGGGGTGAACTGCGTCTGGGTGGCGAGGAACGGGAACTCGCCCTCGGGCTTGTTCAGATGGAAGACGATGGTCCGGGCGTCCGGCGTCCCGATCGCGGACAGGCCCTTCTTGTCCTTGTACGGGCCCTGGTAGTCGGCGGCGCCGACCAGCCAGTCCCGCAGATAGGGGGCTCCGCCGGAGAGTTCGGGGGCGAAGGAACGTTCGACGCCGTACTTGATGTCGGCCGAGGTGATCGGCGTGCCGTCCTCGTAGCGCAGGCCCTTCTTCAGGGTGTACGTCCACACGGTCGCGTCCTTGTTGGGGCGCCCGGTGTCGGTGGCGAGGTCCGGGACGACCTTGGCGCCGGCCGCGCCGTTCTCCCGGTTGCGCGTGGTCAGCGTGCGGAAGACGAGCGAGGGGACGTTGCCGCCGCCGGAGGTGTAGAGGCGCGCGGGGTCGAAGTCGCTCTGCGGCTGGGAGTTCAGAACCGTGAGCGTGCCGCCCTTGTGGGGCGTGGAGTCGCCACCGGAGCCCTTGGCATCGCTGTCCTTCGGTCCGCAGGCGGCGGCGCCCGCTGCCACGACCAGGCTGACGGATGCCGCTGCCACGCGGCGCGCTATGACGGACGGTTGATGCATCGGAATGACGACCTCTCGGGGAACTGATCGAGGGATTCTCGAAGAGTGAGACATGCGGACGAGGAGTGAGACGACTGTGGGCAGACGTCAGCCCCGGCGCCGGGTCGTCGAAACGTCCGTGACACGGTCACGGACGAGAGGGAGAGAAAGGTCGCGACGCGAACGCCAGGGAGGCGGCGTCAGCGACAGTCGATGTCGGCCACGCAGAGCGCGGTCACGCCGATCAGCGCCAGCTCGATGGCTGCGCTGTGAGAGACGGCGTGACTGGACCACATGGGCAGAAATATGAA contains:
- a CDS encoding ABC transporter substrate-binding protein: MHQPSVIARRVAAASVSLVVAAGAAACGPKDSDAKGSGGDSTPHKGGTLTVLNSQPQSDFDPARLYTSGGGNVPSLVFRTLTTRNRENGAAGAKVVPDLATDTGRPNKDATVWTYTLKKGLRYEDGTPITSADIKYGVERSFAPELSGGAPYLRDWLVGAADYQGPYKDKKGLSAIGTPDARTIVFHLNKPEGEFPFLATQTQFTPVPKGKDTGTKYEAHPVSSGPYKVVRNENDGEHLVLQRNTNWSAATDPERKAYPDRIDVRSGLDSSVINQRLSASQGADSTAVTTDTNLGPAELAKVTGDKKLAARVGTGHFGYTDYIAFNPKVKPFDDPKVRQAISYAIDRSSVVNAAGGSALAEPATTFLPNQKSFGYTPYDPFPAGETGNPAKARELLAQAGHKNGLTVTLTHSNDKDFETSPEIATALQDALKKAGITVRLQGLEDNDYRDKIHSVRAEPGFFLAHWGADWPSGGPFLAPIFDGRQIVKDGANFNTGLLDDKSVNDEIDRINKLTDLAAAAQRWGALDKKIGEKALVVPLFHPVYKRLYGSDVKNIVISDWTGVLDISQVAVK
- a CDS encoding dipeptide ABC transporter ATP-binding protein, producing the protein MSLVDVRDLTVDFGSLRAVDGLSFSLAEGAALALVGESGSGKSTVAGALLGLHRGTGARVGGSVRVAGTDVQATSDEELRRLRGAKAAMVFQDPLSSLDPYYAVGDQIAEVYRVHARVPRRAARARAVEVLDRVGIADAARRSRSRPHEFSGGMRQRALIAMALACEPSLLIADEPTTALDVTVQAQILDLLHTLREETGMGLLLVTHDVGVAAESVDDVLVMRHGRAVEHGPVGAVLAAPAEAYTRALLDAVPRVDARRTGSPATDEVVLEATGVRREFGRGRNAVAAVDDVSLTVRRGETLGVVGESGSGKTTLGRMLVGLLEPTAGAIRYEGRPHTGVNPSVQMVFQDPVSSLNPRRSVGESIADPLRARGTGGLSRERGRAWGGDEARIRGRVTELLERVGLEGAHYDRYPHEFSGGQRQRIGIARALAAEPRVIVCDEPVSALDVTTQAQVVALLGELQRELGLALVFIAHDLAVVRQVSDRVAVMRRGRLVEYGPADEVYDTPRDPYTRQLLAAVPVLDPELAARRRAARCEPAAA
- a CDS encoding ABC transporter permease — protein: MNGFAGFVLRRAVGALVTLFVLSVIIYVVFYVTPGNVAQITCGPRCSPAQVHQVAEQLHLDDPLYVRYWHFLQGLLAGQDFSTGTSVEHCPAPCLGQSYQTDQQVTDIILTKLPVSLSLVSGAMVIWLFLGIGTGVLSAWRRGRLSERVLTALTLAGTATPVFVIGLVLMIVVCGELQLLPFPQYVHFTDDPEQWAWNLLLPWFSLALVEAANFARLTRASMLETLAEDHIRTFRAYGVSERAVIARHALRGATASVIALNAVTFGSAVGGAVLTETLFGLPGIGQELVHAVKVVDLPVVVGMVLVTGFFVILANAVADVLYAVADRRVVLA
- a CDS encoding ABC transporter permease; protein product: MSEALAAVGAAGTDTSVPAAPGAHQFWRRLRAQRAALVAAAVVALLVLVALAAPLLTALEGQDPTTYHPSLIDSARGGVPIGSFGGVGADHWLGVEPQTGRDMFARLVYGARVSLGVSLGATVVQVALGVAVGVASGLGNRWVDAVLSRVTDIFVSLPLMVMALALLAIVPSGFPRPVLVAVIIALVSGWSTTAKMVRAQTLTLKNLDYVAASRLSGWSIGRTAVRELLPGLAAPVITYAALLIPQNISAEAALSFLGVGVKPPTPSWGQMLTSADVWYQAAPQYLLLPALALFVTVFAMTVLGDGVRVALDPRAASRLRVGTGRKREARAETAAPGPAPDAVPAPAPKEEERA
- a CDS encoding Ms4533A family Cys-rich leader peptide — protein: MWSSHAVSHSAAIELALIGVTALCVADIDCR